From Panicum hallii strain FIL2 chromosome 2, PHallii_v3.1, whole genome shotgun sequence, a single genomic window includes:
- the LOC112879843 gene encoding SKP1-like protein 1 — MASAGSGDEKAATVTLISSDNEHFEVPEAVATLSQTIRHMIEDGCTDGGVPLPNVTGRILAKVLEYCNKHAAASDKDELEKFDKAFVDIDDQATLFDLVMAANYLDIRGMLDLTCQTIADMIKGKSVEEIRETFNIKNDFTPEEEAEIRRENQWAFDD, encoded by the coding sequence ATGGCATCGGCGGGTTCCGGCGACGAGAAGGCGGCCACGGTCACCCTCATCAGCTCCGACAACGAGCACTTCGAGGTGCCGGAGGCGGTGGCGACCCTGTCCCAGACCATCCGCCACATGATCGAGGACGGCTGCACCGACGGCGGCGTCCCGCTCCCCAACGTCACCGGCCGGATCCTCGCCAAGGTCCTCGAGTACTGCAACAAGCACGCCGCCGCGTCGGACAAGGACGAGCTGGAGAAGTTCGACAAGGCGTTCGTCGATATCGACGACCAGGCCACGCTGTTCGACCTCGTGATGGCCGCCAACTACCTCGACATCAGGGGGATGCTGGACCTCACCTGCCAGACGATCGCCGACATGATCAAGGGCAAGTCGGTGGAGGAGATCAGGGAGACGTTCAACATCAAGAACGACTTCAcaccggaggaggaggcggagatCCGCAGGGAGAATCAGTGGGCCTTCGACGATTAG